The Gammaproteobacteria bacterium genome contains a region encoding:
- a CDS encoding Ig-like domain-containing protein, whose translation MQRLTVLAILTFLSTFAFAPERASAQAGAASVVRLEASSPSVVVMTGEEVPFEVRALDAQGRVVADAQVRTVAPRAAATVRGGTVRGRTMGEYEIVATLLTPPGYEGTPPSLRVPLTVLAPEVATVEVTAEPGRLYQGTTLHHTATARHADGSARTAPVVSWSSSDPSVATVDRFGYVTATGTGAVTIRADVEGTAGTAAYDVAPFPAVSLDIAGLADEVRTGDVQHLTAVARDAAGEVVADVPVTWTHTAVPDAEMIAPSAPGQIARGRFVADVPGVYTIVANAGPLSARATLQAVGRDAVRELTLVGTGSTATVRTTDFWVFEGLDGRDYALTGAKMSDGYAYAWDITNPANIFKTDSLQVDARAVNDVKVSPDARYATLTREGASNRRNGVVFLDLADPAHPVIASEVVEGLTGGVHNAFPDDDYAYVLAAGDKYVIIDVADIYNPRVVGEYNHPDSRLHDVWVLNGIAYSAEWEKGMVAVDVGNGRWGGTPENPVLISELPVPTGTTHAIFPYQSQSTDRFYVFVGDENMQRRGLANAGPRGGGSYQLPYDPETGMNGIPLATQGYIQVIDFTDPDNPEMVARYEVSEYGTHNIWVEDDMLYQAYYEGGLRVVDVSGELMGNLYTQGREIAVHKSTDVNGWVPNSTMVWSAMPFKGHVFFSDTNSGLWSVKVEPPERPVS comes from the coding sequence ATGCAGCGGCTGACCGTCCTCGCGATTCTGACCTTCCTGTCGACGTTTGCGTTCGCGCCCGAGCGCGCGAGCGCGCAGGCCGGCGCCGCGAGCGTCGTGCGGCTCGAGGCGTCGTCGCCGTCGGTTGTCGTGATGACGGGTGAGGAAGTCCCGTTCGAGGTGCGCGCCCTCGATGCCCAGGGCCGCGTGGTGGCCGACGCCCAGGTGCGTACGGTGGCGCCCCGGGCGGCGGCGACGGTGCGCGGGGGGACGGTGCGCGGGCGGACGATGGGCGAGTACGAGATCGTGGCGACGCTGCTGACGCCGCCCGGATACGAAGGAACCCCGCCCAGCCTGCGCGTGCCGCTCACCGTGCTGGCTCCGGAGGTCGCCACGGTGGAGGTCACCGCCGAGCCGGGCCGCCTCTATCAGGGGACCACCCTCCACCACACTGCCACCGCGCGCCACGCGGACGGATCCGCGCGGACGGCCCCGGTGGTGTCGTGGTCCAGTTCCGATCCGTCCGTCGCCACCGTCGACCGCTTCGGCTACGTGACCGCTACCGGCACGGGGGCGGTCACCATCCGGGCCGACGTGGAGGGCACGGCCGGCACGGCCGCCTACGACGTGGCCCCGTTCCCCGCGGTCTCGCTGGACATCGCCGGGCTGGCGGACGAGGTGCGTACCGGTGACGTCCAGCACCTCACCGCGGTGGCGCGCGACGCGGCCGGCGAGGTGGTCGCGGACGTGCCGGTGACCTGGACGCACACGGCCGTGCCCGACGCGGAGATGATCGCGCCCAGCGCGCCCGGTCAGATCGCGCGCGGCCGCTTCGTCGCCGACGTGCCGGGCGTGTACACGATCGTGGCCAACGCGGGCCCGCTGTCGGCGCGCGCGACCCTCCAGGCCGTCGGCCGCGACGCGGTGCGCGAACTCACGCTGGTGGGAACAGGGAGCACCGCCACGGTGCGCACCACGGACTTCTGGGTGTTCGAGGGGCTGGACGGCCGCGACTACGCGCTCACGGGCGCCAAGATGTCGGACGGGTACGCATACGCCTGGGACATCACCAACCCGGCCAACATCTTCAAGACCGACTCGCTGCAGGTGGACGCGCGCGCCGTCAACGACGTGAAGGTGTCCCCCGACGCGCGCTACGCCACCCTCACGCGCGAAGGGGCCTCCAACCGGCGCAACGGGGTGGTCTTCCTCGACCTGGCCGACCCGGCCCATCCCGTGATCGCCTCCGAGGTGGTCGAGGGGCTCACCGGCGGGGTCCACAACGCCTTCCCCGACGACGACTACGCCTACGTCCTGGCCGCCGGCGACAAGTACGTCATCATCGACGTCGCCGACATTTACAATCCGCGCGTGGTCGGCGAGTACAACCACCCCGACAGCCGCCTGCACGATGTCTGGGTGCTCAACGGCATCGCCTACTCGGCCGAGTGGGAGAAGGGCATGGTGGCCGTGGACGTGGGCAACGGGCGCTGGGGAGGCACGCCGGAGAACCCCGTGCTCATCTCCGAGCTGCCCGTGCCGACCGGCACCACCCACGCCATCTTCCCGTACCAGTCGCAATCCACGGACCGGTTCTACGTCTTCGTAGGGGACGAGAACATGCAGAGGAGGGGGCTCGCCAACGCGGGACCGCGGGGCGGCGGATCATACCAGTTGCCGTATGACCCGGAGACGGGGATGAACGGGATACCGCTCGCGACCCAGGGCTACATCCAGGTGATCGACTTCACGGATCCCGACAACCCGGAGATGGTCGCCCGCTACGAGGTCAGCGAGTACGGCACCCACAACATCTGGGTGGAGGACGACATGCTCTACCAGGCGTACTACGAGGGCGGGCTGCGCGTGGTCGACGTTTCCGGCGAGCTGATGGGCAACCTGTACACGCAGGGCCGCGAGATCGCCGTGCACAAGTCGACGGACGTGAACGGCTGGGTGCCCAACTCGACCATGGTGTGGAGCGCGATGCCCTTCAAGGGACACGTCTTCTTCTCCGACACCAACTCCGGGCTCTGGTCGGTGAAGGTGGAGCCGCCCGAGCGGCCCGTTTCGTAA
- a CDS encoding TIGR01777 family oxidoreductase: MATFRRTQRLPHSPAEVFAWHMRPGALERLLPPWENVRVVARKGGIADGGTVTVRAGPGPLQVAWTVRHTACEDGVLFRDEQVRGPFDHWVHTHRFSPDGAGGCVMEDEIDWGPPLNLDAARFVRWIESMLERGFAFRHQRLANDLALHERYRQQRPLTVAISGSSGFLGRNLRHVLTTGGHRVLRLVRSRQKAGEGSVYWNPAQGQVDHEGLQGVDAIVHLAGEPLVGVRWTDQKKQEILRSRRKGTEWIAHTAARLSPPPRVLVCASAVGYYGNRGDEKLTEESRPGRGFLAEVCKAWELAAAPARRAGIRVVHLRQGVALSPDGGALQLMLPAFRAGAGGRLGSGRQYFPWISLDDTLGLILHAIVTPQVRGPMNVTAPLPVTNATFTSALGRVLRRPTILAVPSLAVYALMGEMGRTVLLGGQRALPAKAERTGYEFLHPSIDEALRFGLGMA; encoded by the coding sequence ATGGCCACCTTCCGGCGCACGCAACGGCTGCCGCATTCACCGGCGGAAGTGTTCGCGTGGCACATGCGCCCGGGCGCGCTGGAGCGCCTGCTTCCTCCCTGGGAAAACGTGCGCGTAGTGGCGCGCAAGGGCGGCATCGCCGATGGCGGCACGGTTACGGTACGGGCAGGCCCCGGGCCGCTGCAGGTCGCCTGGACGGTCCGCCATACGGCCTGCGAGGACGGGGTCCTCTTCCGCGACGAGCAGGTGCGCGGCCCCTTCGACCACTGGGTGCACACGCATCGCTTCTCACCGGACGGAGCGGGCGGGTGCGTGATGGAGGACGAGATCGACTGGGGCCCGCCCCTCAACCTGGACGCGGCGCGCTTCGTCCGGTGGATCGAGTCCATGCTCGAACGGGGCTTCGCGTTTCGGCATCAGCGGTTGGCCAACGACCTCGCCCTGCATGAGCGCTACCGGCAGCAGCGGCCGCTCACGGTGGCGATCAGCGGAAGCTCGGGCTTTCTGGGACGAAACCTGCGCCACGTTCTCACCACCGGCGGGCACCGCGTGCTGCGCCTGGTGCGCTCGCGGCAGAAGGCCGGAGAGGGATCCGTCTACTGGAATCCCGCGCAGGGGCAGGTGGATCACGAAGGGCTCCAGGGCGTGGACGCGATCGTGCACCTGGCGGGCGAGCCCCTTGTCGGCGTGCGCTGGACCGACCAGAAGAAGCAGGAGATCCTGCGGTCGCGCAGGAAAGGCACCGAGTGGATCGCGCATACCGCCGCGCGTCTGTCGCCGCCTCCGCGGGTACTGGTGTGCGCCTCCGCGGTCGGATACTACGGCAATCGCGGCGACGAGAAGCTGACCGAGGAAAGCCGGCCCGGCCGGGGCTTTCTGGCCGAAGTGTGCAAGGCGTGGGAGCTGGCGGCGGCGCCCGCGCGCCGGGCGGGGATCCGGGTCGTGCATCTGCGGCAGGGGGTGGCCCTGTCGCCGGACGGCGGCGCGCTGCAGCTGATGCTGCCCGCCTTCCGGGCCGGGGCGGGTGGTCGGTTGGGCAGCGGGCGGCAGTACTTTCCGTGGATCAGCCTGGACGACACCCTCGGGCTCATCCTGCACGCGATCGTCACTCCGCAGGTTCGCGGACCCATGAACGTCACGGCCCCGTTGCCGGTGACGAACGCCACCTTCACCAGCGCGCTGGGCCGGGTGCTCCGGCGCCCGACGATCCTGGCGGTACCATCGCTGGCCGTGTATGCGCTGATGGGCGAGATGGGACGGACCGTGCTCCTGGGCGGGCAGCGAGCCCTCCCGGCAAAGGCGGAACGCACGGGATACGAGTTCCTGCATCCGTCGATAGACGAGGCGCTGCGCTTCGGGCTGGGGATGGCATAG
- the rpe gene encoding ribulose-phosphate 3-epimerase — translation MKVRIAPSILASDFGRLAEQVVEAEEAGVDWIHVDVMDGHFVPNITIGPAITEAVRRSTRLPVDVHLMIEAPDRYIQAFADAGADYLTVHQEACPHLHRTIQRIRAAGVRPGVALNPATPVEAAAPILPDIDLLLVMSVNPGFGGQAFIPSALATLARARELLNACGGEDTALEVDGGIDATTAPGVAGAGADVLVAGSAIYGHPHGVAAGVSAIRNAVETPGG, via the coding sequence ATGAAGGTTCGCATCGCCCCGTCCATTCTGGCGTCCGACTTCGGGCGGCTGGCCGAGCAGGTGGTCGAGGCGGAAGAGGCCGGCGTCGACTGGATCCACGTCGACGTGATGGACGGCCACTTCGTCCCCAACATCACCATTGGTCCGGCGATCACGGAGGCGGTGCGGCGGTCGACGCGGCTGCCCGTGGACGTACACCTCATGATCGAGGCGCCCGACCGCTACATCCAGGCGTTCGCCGACGCCGGGGCGGACTACCTGACGGTGCACCAGGAGGCCTGCCCGCACCTGCATCGGACGATCCAGCGCATCCGCGCGGCGGGGGTGCGCCCCGGGGTGGCGCTCAACCCGGCCACCCCGGTGGAGGCGGCAGCGCCCATCCTTCCCGACATCGACCTGCTGCTGGTGATGTCCGTGAACCCCGGATTCGGAGGACAGGCCTTCATCCCCTCCGCCCTCGCCACGCTGGCGCGGGCGCGCGAGCTGCTGAATGCCTGCGGCGGCGAGGATACGGCGCTCGAGGTCGATGGCGGGATCGACGCCACGACGGCCCCCGGGGTCGCTGGCGCGGGCGCGGATGTGCTGGTCGCAGGATCGGCCATCTACGGGCATCCGCACGGGGTCGCTGCCGGGGTCTCCGCGATTCGCAACGCCGTGGAAACTCCGGGCGGCTGA
- the rpiA gene encoding ribose-5-phosphate isomerase RpiA, whose product MTGIDALKRAAAARALESVRDGMVLGLGTGSTIRFFLDLLGERVRARSLSDVVGVPTSRRTAEIARGHGIRVSRLRAQPRLDLTVDGADEVDPHGNLIKGLGGALLREKIVAQASDRFIVIVDESKVVERLGTRSPLPVEVTRFGSSRHQGFVAELGAEVTLRRTADGSRYVTSNGNYILDARFPEGIDDPVALDGALRARAGIVENGLFLGMTTRALIAAPGGVRSIEPGGTG is encoded by the coding sequence ATGACCGGCATTGACGCCCTGAAGCGGGCCGCCGCCGCCCGGGCGCTCGAGAGCGTCCGCGACGGGATGGTGCTGGGGCTCGGCACCGGGAGCACGATCCGTTTCTTCCTCGACCTTCTGGGGGAACGCGTGCGGGCCCGCAGCCTGAGCGACGTCGTGGGGGTGCCGACCTCCCGGCGCACGGCGGAGATCGCGCGGGGGCACGGGATCCGGGTCTCGCGCCTGCGCGCGCAGCCGCGCCTGGATCTGACGGTCGACGGCGCCGATGAGGTCGATCCGCACGGCAACCTGATCAAGGGCCTGGGGGGCGCGCTTCTGCGCGAGAAGATCGTGGCGCAGGCGTCCGACCGCTTCATCGTCATCGTGGACGAAAGCAAGGTGGTCGAGCGGCTGGGCACGCGCAGCCCGCTGCCGGTGGAGGTGACCCGCTTCGGCTCCTCCAGGCACCAGGGTTTCGTGGCGGAGCTGGGGGCGGAGGTCACGCTGCGCCGCACCGCCGACGGGAGCCGTTACGTCACGTCCAACGGCAACTACATTCTGGATGCGCGCTTCCCGGAAGGCATCGATGATCCTGTGGCGCTGGACGGGGCCCTGCGCGCGCGGGCGGGCATCGTCGAGAACGGGCTCTTTCTGGGGATGACCACCCGGGCCCTGATCGCGGCGCCCGGCGGCGTGCGCTCGATCGAGCCGGGCGGGACGGGCTGA
- a CDS encoding fructose-bisphosphate aldolase — protein MTTTRPSLHDLDIDLGKRARLHRILYRNGLGNGTMLALPIDQGLEHGPIDFFPNPPSQDPEFQWRLAVEGGFNAIACHYGLARKYMPKYAGQVPLILKLNGKTNIPPADKALSPLTSTVEDAVRIGADAVGYTLYVGTPRQDDDFAQLRRVRRDSERFGMPLVVWSYPRGEAIDAKGGATSLYAVDYAARTALELGADIAKLVIPPAIGPNPAQPGKYAEIVHTYAEGARRVFRSAGRTMVLVSGGSKLSDEDMLDKVRISMESGATGLIFGRNMWQRPFEEALDIVRQVKGILSRFPS, from the coding sequence ATGACGACGACCCGACCCTCGCTCCACGATCTCGACATCGACCTGGGCAAGCGCGCCCGCCTCCACAGGATCCTTTACCGAAACGGCCTCGGGAACGGCACCATGCTCGCCCTGCCCATCGACCAGGGACTCGAACACGGACCGATCGACTTCTTCCCCAACCCTCCGTCGCAGGATCCCGAATTCCAGTGGCGGCTGGCCGTGGAGGGCGGCTTCAACGCGATCGCCTGCCACTACGGGCTCGCGCGCAAATACATGCCGAAGTACGCGGGCCAGGTGCCGCTCATCCTGAAACTGAACGGCAAGACCAACATCCCGCCCGCCGACAAGGCGCTGTCGCCGCTCACGTCCACCGTCGAGGACGCGGTGCGCATCGGGGCCGACGCGGTCGGCTACACGCTGTACGTGGGCACGCCGCGCCAGGACGACGACTTTGCCCAGCTGCGCCGGGTGCGCCGGGACTCCGAGCGCTTCGGCATGCCGCTGGTGGTGTGGTCGTATCCGCGCGGCGAGGCCATCGACGCGAAGGGGGGCGCGACCTCGCTCTACGCCGTCGACTACGCGGCGCGCACGGCCCTCGAGCTCGGCGCCGACATCGCCAAGCTGGTGATCCCGCCCGCGATCGGCCCCAATCCCGCGCAGCCGGGCAAGTATGCCGAGATCGTGCACACCTACGCGGAGGGCGCGCGGCGCGTCTTCCGCTCCGCGGGCCGCACCATGGTGCTCGTGAGCGGCGGCAGCAAGCTCTCCGACGAGGACATGCTGGACAAGGTGAGGATCTCCATGGAGTCCGGCGCTACCGGACTCATCTTCGGCCGCAACATGTGGCAGCGTCCCTTCGAGGAGGCGCTCGACATCGTGCGCCAGGTGAAGGGCATCCTGAGCCGGTTCCCGTCCTGA
- the aroF gene encoding 3-deoxy-7-phosphoheptulonate synthase: protein MILVTRKGITEDELDHIRERVESLGLRTHVSRGETLTVVGCIGDEERLQHVPLLSIPGVVAAHPVMKPYKLASREFAADPTRIPLGDVEVGGRGVVVVAGPCSVEGGDMLSETAARVRAAGAHGIRGGAFKPRSSPYSFQGMGQPGLELLVDVRDTHGLPVVTEVMDTRQVELVAGYADVLQIGTRNMQNFNLLTEVGRVQRPVLLKRGMSATIKDLLMSAEYIMQQGNSQVILCERGIRTFETATRNTFDLAAIPVLKRETHLPVIADPSHAGGRRDLVTPLAFAAIAAGADGLLVEVHPHPESAWSDGDQSLDFGEFERMMERLAPFAEAAGRTLAPL from the coding sequence ATGATTCTCGTCACCCGCAAGGGCATCACCGAGGACGAGCTCGACCACATCCGCGAACGCGTGGAGTCGCTCGGGCTGCGCACGCACGTGTCGCGAGGCGAGACGCTGACGGTCGTGGGATGCATCGGCGACGAAGAGCGGCTCCAGCACGTCCCCCTGCTCTCCATCCCGGGGGTGGTGGCCGCGCACCCGGTCATGAAGCCCTACAAGCTGGCCTCGCGGGAGTTCGCGGCGGATCCGACCAGGATTCCGCTGGGGGACGTGGAGGTGGGAGGACGCGGAGTGGTGGTGGTCGCCGGGCCCTGCTCGGTCGAGGGTGGCGACATGCTGAGCGAGACCGCGGCGCGGGTGCGGGCCGCCGGAGCACACGGCATTCGCGGCGGCGCCTTCAAGCCCCGCTCGTCTCCCTATTCCTTCCAGGGGATGGGCCAGCCGGGTCTGGAGCTGCTGGTGGACGTGCGCGATACCCACGGACTTCCGGTCGTGACCGAGGTCATGGACACCCGGCAGGTGGAGCTGGTGGCGGGCTACGCCGACGTGCTCCAGATCGGCACCCGCAACATGCAGAACTTCAACCTGCTGACCGAGGTCGGAAGGGTGCAGCGGCCGGTCCTTCTGAAGCGGGGCATGTCGGCGACCATCAAGGATCTGTTGATGTCGGCCGAATACATCATGCAGCAGGGCAACAGCCAGGTGATCCTGTGCGAGCGCGGCATCCGCACCTTCGAGACGGCGACCCGCAACACCTTCGACCTGGCCGCCATCCCGGTGTTGAAGCGGGAGACCCACCTGCCGGTGATTGCCGATCCCAGCCACGCGGGCGGGCGCCGCGACCTGGTGACGCCGCTGGCGTTCGCCGCCATCGCGGCCGGGGCCGACGGTTTGCTGGTGGAGGTGCACCCGCATCCCGAGTCCGCGTGGTCGGACGGGGATCAGTCGCTGGACTTCGGGGAGTTCGAGCGCATGATGGAGCGGCTGGCCCCGTTTGCGGAGGCCGCGGGGAGGACGCTGGCTCCGCTGTAG